A section of the Oreochromis aureus strain Israel breed Guangdong linkage group 22, ZZ_aureus, whole genome shotgun sequence genome encodes:
- the chrna11 gene encoding cholinergic receptor, nicotinic, alpha 11 isoform X1: MWHSVALLLSGFSALIHVSLQGPHQRTLLKNLLKDYNPMERPVANDSLPLNVSFSLSLIQIMDVDEKNQVLTSNMWLQMTWYDHYLQWNQSEHPGVKNLRFTTDQIWTPDILLYNSADDDFDSTFKTNVLVNSSGFAKYLPPGIFMSTCNVDVRWFPFDIQKCELKFGSWTYDGWLLDLQMVEADISGYMPNGEWDLIGVPGKRNEVFYDCCKEPYTDVTFVITIRRRTLYYALNLLIPCVLLSSMTLLIFVLPADSGEKISLGITILLSLTVFMLLVAEIMPATSDSVPLIGQYFASIMIIVGMSVIATVVVLQYHHHDPTGGKMPKWVRLVLLQWVAWFLRMKRPGESDDPERPPCAPHLRRCSSGSQSGSIPNPPESLHPLHPQNLAPLQTGPLHAGHPHLQAQTSANNNGNLLYMGFQSMDDPSVLPESIQRNNISAGPPRVAGSPPPHLPSQFCSSPPPPTPNVDTVGCPSTVSSGGGFGGGAGGLGGCSTVGMGDPQLQAILEEVRYMADRFREQDENESMAEQWKFAGAVIDRLCLVAFSVFNIICTISILMSAPNFADAISKDFV, translated from the exons atgtGGCACTCAGTGGCTCTGCTCCTCTCTGGATTCTCTGCTTTGATCCACG TATCATTGCAGGGCCCTCATCAGAGGACTCTGCTGAAAAACCTCCTGAAGGACTACAACCCGATGGAGCGACCAGTGGCCAACGACTCCCTACCTCTCAACGTCTCCTTCAGCCTCAGTTTGATACAGATCATGGATGTG GATGAGAAGAACCAGGTGTTAACCTCTAATATGTGGCTGCAGATG ACTTGGTACGACCACTATCTCCAGTGGAACCAGAGCGAACATCCTGGAGTGAAAAATCTTCGCTTTACTACGGATCAAATCTGGACCCCAGACATCCTCCTCTACAACAG TGCAGATGATGACTTTGACTCCACCTTTAAGACCAATGTTCTGGTGAACTCCAGCGGCTTTGCCAAGTATCTTCCCCCAG GAATCTTTATGAGCACATGCAATGTGGATGTTCGCTGGTTTCCTTTTGACATTCAGAAATGTGAGCTGAAATTTGGTTCTTGGACGTATGACGGCTGGCTGCTGGACCTCCAGATGGTCGAAGCTGACATCTCCGGCTACATGCCCAACGGAGAATGGGACCTAATAG GAGTTCCTGGAAAGAGGAATGAGGTCTTCTATGACTGCTGTAAGGAGCCCTACACGGATGTGACATTTGTTATTACAATAAGGCGGCGAACGCTCTACTACGCCTTGAATCTTCTCATCCCATGTGTGCTGCTCTCTTCTATGACGTTGCTCATTTTTGTGCTGCCTGCTGACTCCGGGGAGAAGATCTCATTGG GTATCACCATCCTGCTGTCTCTCACTGTTTTCATGCTGCTGGTCGCAGAGATCATGCCAGCCACATCTGACTCCGTCCCTCTCATAG GTCAGTACTTTGCCAGTATAATGATCATCGTTGGGATGTCAGTCATCGCCACAGTGGTGGTTCTGCAGTATCATCATCACGATCCGACCGGAGGAAAAATGCCCAAATGG GTGCGGCTTGTTTTGCTGCAGTGGGTGGCATGGTTCCTGCGGATGAAGCGCCCGGGTGAGAGTGACGACCCAGAGCGGCCACCTTGCGCCCCACACCTGCGCCGTTGCTCCTCGGGGTCACAGAGCGGAAGCATCCCTAACCCTCCGGAGTCCCTCCACCCGCTGCACCCACAGAACCTGGCTCCCCTCCAAACAGGGCCGCTTCATGCAGGACACCCTCACCTCCAGGCTCAGACGAGTGCTAACAACAACGGGAATCTTCTATATATGGGTTTTCAGAGCATGGACGACCCCTCGGTGCTCCCGGAGAGCATCCAGAGAAACAACATCTCCGCCGGGCCTCCGCGAGTGGCGGGAAGCCCACCACCACACCTGCCGTCACAATTTTGCAGCTCCCCTCCACCGCCTACCCCTAATGTGGATACTGTAGGATGTCCCAGCACTGTCTCCAGTGGTGGGGGCTTTGGAGGTGGGGCGGGAGGTCTTGGAGGGTGCTCCACTGTAGGGATGGGAGACCCCCAGCTCCAGGCCATCCTGGAGGAGGTGCGTTACATGGCGGACCGCTTCCGGGAGCAAGACGAGAACGAAAGCATGGCGGAGCAGTGGaaatttgcaggcgctgtgatTGACCGCCTCTGTCTGGTGGCATTTAGCGTTTTCAACATCATATGCACCATCTCAATCCTCATGTCTGCTCCCAACTTTGCGGACGCTATTTCAAAAGACTTtgtctga
- the chrna11 gene encoding cholinergic receptor, nicotinic, alpha 11 isoform X2 encodes MERPVANDSLPLNVSFSLSLIQIMDVDEKNQVLTSNMWLQMTWYDHYLQWNQSEHPGVKNLRFTTDQIWTPDILLYNSADDDFDSTFKTNVLVNSSGFAKYLPPGIFMSTCNVDVRWFPFDIQKCELKFGSWTYDGWLLDLQMVEADISGYMPNGEWDLIGVPGKRNEVFYDCCKEPYTDVTFVITIRRRTLYYALNLLIPCVLLSSMTLLIFVLPADSGEKISLGITILLSLTVFMLLVAEIMPATSDSVPLIGQYFASIMIIVGMSVIATVVVLQYHHHDPTGGKMPKWVRLVLLQWVAWFLRMKRPGESDDPERPPCAPHLRRCSSGSQSGSIPNPPESLHPLHPQNLAPLQTGPLHAGHPHLQAQTSANNNGNLLYMGFQSMDDPSVLPESIQRNNISAGPPRVAGSPPPHLPSQFCSSPPPPTPNVDTVGCPSTVSSGGGFGGGAGGLGGCSTVGMGDPQLQAILEEVRYMADRFREQDENESMAEQWKFAGAVIDRLCLVAFSVFNIICTISILMSAPNFADAISKDFV; translated from the exons ATGGAGCGACCAGTGGCCAACGACTCCCTACCTCTCAACGTCTCCTTCAGCCTCAGTTTGATACAGATCATGGATGTG GATGAGAAGAACCAGGTGTTAACCTCTAATATGTGGCTGCAGATG ACTTGGTACGACCACTATCTCCAGTGGAACCAGAGCGAACATCCTGGAGTGAAAAATCTTCGCTTTACTACGGATCAAATCTGGACCCCAGACATCCTCCTCTACAACAG TGCAGATGATGACTTTGACTCCACCTTTAAGACCAATGTTCTGGTGAACTCCAGCGGCTTTGCCAAGTATCTTCCCCCAG GAATCTTTATGAGCACATGCAATGTGGATGTTCGCTGGTTTCCTTTTGACATTCAGAAATGTGAGCTGAAATTTGGTTCTTGGACGTATGACGGCTGGCTGCTGGACCTCCAGATGGTCGAAGCTGACATCTCCGGCTACATGCCCAACGGAGAATGGGACCTAATAG GAGTTCCTGGAAAGAGGAATGAGGTCTTCTATGACTGCTGTAAGGAGCCCTACACGGATGTGACATTTGTTATTACAATAAGGCGGCGAACGCTCTACTACGCCTTGAATCTTCTCATCCCATGTGTGCTGCTCTCTTCTATGACGTTGCTCATTTTTGTGCTGCCTGCTGACTCCGGGGAGAAGATCTCATTGG GTATCACCATCCTGCTGTCTCTCACTGTTTTCATGCTGCTGGTCGCAGAGATCATGCCAGCCACATCTGACTCCGTCCCTCTCATAG GTCAGTACTTTGCCAGTATAATGATCATCGTTGGGATGTCAGTCATCGCCACAGTGGTGGTTCTGCAGTATCATCATCACGATCCGACCGGAGGAAAAATGCCCAAATGG GTGCGGCTTGTTTTGCTGCAGTGGGTGGCATGGTTCCTGCGGATGAAGCGCCCGGGTGAGAGTGACGACCCAGAGCGGCCACCTTGCGCCCCACACCTGCGCCGTTGCTCCTCGGGGTCACAGAGCGGAAGCATCCCTAACCCTCCGGAGTCCCTCCACCCGCTGCACCCACAGAACCTGGCTCCCCTCCAAACAGGGCCGCTTCATGCAGGACACCCTCACCTCCAGGCTCAGACGAGTGCTAACAACAACGGGAATCTTCTATATATGGGTTTTCAGAGCATGGACGACCCCTCGGTGCTCCCGGAGAGCATCCAGAGAAACAACATCTCCGCCGGGCCTCCGCGAGTGGCGGGAAGCCCACCACCACACCTGCCGTCACAATTTTGCAGCTCCCCTCCACCGCCTACCCCTAATGTGGATACTGTAGGATGTCCCAGCACTGTCTCCAGTGGTGGGGGCTTTGGAGGTGGGGCGGGAGGTCTTGGAGGGTGCTCCACTGTAGGGATGGGAGACCCCCAGCTCCAGGCCATCCTGGAGGAGGTGCGTTACATGGCGGACCGCTTCCGGGAGCAAGACGAGAACGAAAGCATGGCGGAGCAGTGGaaatttgcaggcgctgtgatTGACCGCCTCTGTCTGGTGGCATTTAGCGTTTTCAACATCATATGCACCATCTCAATCCTCATGTCTGCTCCCAACTTTGCGGACGCTATTTCAAAAGACTTtgtctga